In Brachybacterium fresconis, the genomic stretch ATCGCGGGGGAGGCCCCCTCGCCCGGGAAGGAGATGTCCAGTCCGATCATGTCGAACTCGAGCCAGACGCCACGATCCAGGAGCCGACGCTGGTAGTCGACATCGCTCCCGGAGGGATCGCTGTGGGCGAGGGAGATCCGCGAGGGGTCCGCGCCCATCTCGCCCACGGCGATCTCGAGCACCTCCTCGCCCCGGCGCTGCCAGCCGGGCATGTGGATGTTCATCGCGACGTCGGGACTGTCGTGCTGGGCGAGGGCGGCGGCGCGCAGCCCGGTGCGCTCGCCAGGGGTGAAGTCGGGGGAGACGCCGACCTCGCCGATCATGCCGGCGCGGATCTGCTCCGTGCCGACGCCGTCCCGGAGCTCGCCCGCGATGTGCTGCGCGAGCTCGTCCACGCAGGAGGTCGTGATGCGCTCTCCCTCGAACGTCTCCAGATACGTGCCGGTCGACATGACCACGTGCAGGCCGGTCTCCCGGGAGAGCCGGACCAGATCCTGCGGAGACCTCCCGATCGCCGCGGATCCGGTGGCATCGACGATCGTTCCCCCGCCGACTCCCTGGAACGCCGTGGCCTCGGCGCTCACGCCGGCGAAGGCTTTCGGGGCGACATTGTCGGGGCTGCAATACGGATCCTGCTTGAGCGCCCATTGCAGGGACGGCTCGACGGGATGGCCGGGCAGGATCCGGCTGAAGGGATAGGTCGGCTCGACGAGGCACCCGCGCAGGTCGTTGAACAGGTGCTCGTGCGGGAGGATGACGCCGAGCTCCGACGCCTCCACGGCGCCCATCACGGTCTGCACCGTCGGTTCCGACGTGGTCATGAGCTCACCTCCTCCGAACTCGGCTCGATCCCGTCGTGCGCGGTCAGCTGCCGTGCCCCGCTCTCGTCCCGCACATGCTTCGAGGGGATCATCGCGATCGCCGACGCGCACAGCGCCACCAGGGCGCCCAGGATGGTCACGACATGGACGACGCCCATCCCGGGCAGCAGCGAATCGATGACGATCGACCCGACGAGCTGGCCCGCCGTGGAGGACAGCGCCAGGAGCAGCAGGCCCAGGCGACGGACCAGGATCGCCATCAGGCCGATCGAGGCGAGGCCGAGAGGCCCGCCGAGGTACATCCACCAGGTGTCGGGAAGAGCGAAGCTCGCATGTCCGGTCCCCATCCGGATGATGAAGGCGACCGTCAGGAACAGGAAACCGATGAGGAAGTTCCAGGTGATCGAGACCAGCATCGATCCGGCGAGCTTGCCGATGTTCGAGTTGCCGGCGGGCTGCCAGCCGGCGAGCAGGCCGCCCGCGAACGGCAGGACGATCAGGGCGAGCGCGTGCGGGGTCTCGAAGTTCGGCGATACGACAAGGACGGTCGCGACGACGGCGAGCACCGCACCGATGAGCCGGAACACGCTCAGCGCCTGCTTGAAGGGGATCCCGATGCCGAGGCGATCGCACACCACGCCGGAGATGACCATGCCGGAGATCAGGGCGGTCTGGAAGGTCGCGACCCCCAGGGCGCCGACGGAGATGCCCTCCGACAGGACGATCATCGCGCCGCACAGGCCGGCGAAGAAGTTCGGCCAGGGGATGGAGCCGCGGCGGAACTGCCCGGGCAGGGCCAGGAATGCCCGGCGCGTCGATGTGCGGGGCAGGATGATCACGAGCATCAGCAGCAGGCCGCTGCCGAAGGAGACGATCGAGGCGAGGTGACCGTCGCCGAGGTCGGTTCCGAGCCGCCCGTTGACAGCGGACTGCATTGGACCGAGGGTGCCCGCGAGCACGGTGAACAGGACGAAGAGGCCGACGGATGCGGTCTTCGCGACGGGCGGTCGATCGTGGACGACGTTGTCCTGAGGTGCGGTCATGTCATGCCACCTCGTCCGGGTCCTCTGCGGCCAGCCAGGTGATGGCCTGGCCGAACAGCGTCGCATAGCCGTCCCACTCCATGAACTCCTGCGGGGCCCAGTGCGGCGAGACGTCGGAGGCGAAGGCGAGGGTGCGCCCGGCACCGACGGAGCGGACGGCGAGCAGCGGGCGGCCCTCGACCTCGGCGAGGACGGTCGCGTCCGGCTTGGCGACGAGCTCCTGGTATCCGAGCAGGATCGGCCAGGTCTCATCCAGCCCGGAGACGACGGGATGCTCGGTGCCGGTGAGCCGTCCCTGGACACCCTGCGGAGATTCCACCCGGTCGTCCCAGCGATGGATGTCCACGGGCAGGACCTCCTCGACGGCGGTGCCCGCGTAGTTCGCCTTGGCACCGAAGCCCTGGAACGAGAGGTAGCCGCCGGCCATCATCAGCCCGCCGCCGTCGCGGACCCAATCGCGCAGCAGATGCAGACGGTTGGGGGCCGGGCGGCCCTGGTCGAAGACCTGGGGAGGCAGCAGCAGGGTGTTGGCACCGATGTCCGAGAGCAGGACGACGTCGTAGACATCGAGCTCCTCGCGGGTGAGGGGGAAGAACTCGGCCACGTCGTGCGAGCGCAGATGTGTGACGTCGTGTCCGCTGCCTCGCAGATCCTCGAGAAGCTGTGCGCAACCGATCTCCACCTGGGTGTGCGGGAAGGGGTCATAGCCCTTGTGGTCGATCGTGGCGCTGACCCACGACTCTCCTGCCAACAGCACCTTCGCCATCTGTGTTCCTCCTCGAACTCGGGATCATGGAGTGTTGCGCAACGATTGCGCAATGCTTATGGTTGTCGACTCTAGGCCCGCGGCGTTCTGAAGGCAAGCCGCTCCCGCGTACCCTGTCGACGCAGCGCCACTGGAAGGGGCCCCATGTCGATCTCCGCCGTCGCCCGGGAAGCGGGCGTGTCGACGTCGACGGTCTCGCGCTTCCTGAAGGGGGAGCTCCGACTGAGCGCGGAGACCGAGGCGCGCATCCGCGAGGCCATGACGGCCACGGGGTTCTCCCTCCCCCGCCGCAGGGTGCAGCACCTGGCGCTGGTCATCCCCGAACTGTCCAACCCGTACTTCGCGCAGCTGACGCAGGCCGTCACGGATGCAGCGCACCATCGTGACCTGGAAGTCTCTGTACTGGTTTCGGACGGGCTCGAGGCCCGTGAACGCAGAATCGTGGCCAAGTGCGCCCGCGGCGGCGGCCTGGGCATCGATGCCGTCGTGTTCGTCTCGATGACCGGGAGCGGAGCGCTGCTGGCCGAGGTCCCCGACGACTTCCCGTTCGTGACCCTGGACGAGCGACTGGACGGAGAGCTCACCGAGCACCGCTCGTTCGTCGGCGCGGACAACTTCGAAGGCGCCTATCAGGCGACGACCTTCCTGCTCAGCCGCGGGCACCGACGTATCGCGCACGTCGCCGGCCCGGGGCATCTCGGATCGGCGCGCGATCGCCTGCGCGGATACCTGCGAGCAGTGCGCGACGCCGGACTCGAGGTCGACCCGCAGCTGGTGCTCGAAGGGACGTACTCGGAGCCCTTCGGCGCCCATGCCCTCTCCCGCATCCTCCGCCTCGAGGATCGGCCCACCGCGGTCTTCGCCGCCAGCGACGTCGTCGCCGTCGGCATGGCCGCGGCCGCACCCATGCACGGCATCCGCATTCCGCAGGATCTTTCGCTGGTCGGTTTCGACGGCATCGAGCAGGGCTCCTGGGTCACGCCGCGCCTGAGCACGGTCGTCCAGCCGCTCGAGGAGATCGCGCGCCATGCGCTGGACCTCGTCGACGCCGCCAATGACGGTGCCGAGCCGACGGCGCACGTCCTGCCGATGGAGCTGAGGATCGCCGAATCGGTGGCAGCGCCGCCCTCAGCGCCTTGAGAGCAGCACCCGCTCGAACAGATCCGCGGCGGTCGCCAGCTGGGCGAGCTCGAGCCGCTCGTCCACGGAATGCATCTGTGCCGGGTCTCCCGGCCCCCAGACGACGATCGGCACGTCCGGGCGGAACCCCTGCAGCACGGAGCCGTCGGTGAAGTAGGTGACCGGCGCGGGATCGACCGGCGCGGGCAGCGCCCGCACGAAGGCCGCATCGTTATCGGTGTTCAGCGCCGCGAGATCGAGGATCGTCTCGACCTCGTCGATGCCCCCGACCTGCCGCCAATGCTCGAGCAGAGGAGTCGATGCGGCGACGGTCCGCAGATCCAGAGTTGCAGTGGCCGCAGCGGGAACAATGTTCGTGGCGTCACCGCCATGGAACGTGCCGATCGAGGCGGTCTCTGCGCCGAGCACCTCGTCGTGGCGCAGCGGAGCGGTCTCCAGCGCGGGACCCACCGCCGCGGCGAGGCGGAGCACGGCGTTGACCCCGCGCTCCGGGGCAGAACCGTGTGCCGCCTGGCCTCGGGCGATCAGCCGCAACCAGCACGCGCCGCGGTGGCTGCATCGCACGCTGAGGTTCGTCGCCTCCGGAATGATGATGCCGGTCAGGTCGAGATTCGCGAGGACGTCACCGGCGTCCTGGGCGCCGAGCGAGCCGATCTCCTCGTCGGCGGTGAGGAGCATATGCCCGCCGGCGCCCCGGGTGGCGGCACCGACCAGAGCGGCCGACGCCGCGGCCAGTCCGCCCTTCATGTCCACGGCACCTCGCCCGTGCAGGTGCTCATCGTCGTGCTCCCCGCCGAGAGGGTCGTGCGACCACTGCTGCGCATCGCCGACTGGGACGGTGTCCGTGTGGCAGGCGAACAGGGGAGACGGGGCGTCCGGACCGACGGAGATCAGGGTCCAAGGGCGGGCCTCGCCACCGGTGCGAATGCGAGCGGCGGGCATGCGCTCGCGGATGAGGTCGGCGGTGTGCTGCTGGACTCCCCGCATCCCCTCGCCGTCCCCCGACGGGCTGGAGATGCGGACGAGATCCGAGGCCAGGGCGACGGGATCGAGCAACGGTGCCTCCCAGGGCGAAGGGCGGAACGGGGCCGTGCAGGGTGATGCGGTCGTCCGCCGGGTTCCGATCAGGTGCACGACTCATCGTGCAGCACCACGGTCGTCGGGGTGCTCTGCGTGGTCACTGCATCGCCGGAGCCGATGATCGGGTCGGCGGTGAAGGTGGAGACCTCGTCCGCGCCCTCCCGGTACGTGTCCGGAGCGGTGTGATGGAGGTCGGCCTGATGAAGGGCCTCCAGGGCGACGTCTGCGACCTCGTAGGGGTATGTGGCGGTGCCTGCGGGATTCTCGTCGGGCCACTCCTTCTGCGGCACGGCTCGTGACGTCTCCGCGGCGGTCGGCTCGGCGATGTCGATCGAGTACAGGGACCCGCTGGCGCCCATCAGGAACCATGCCCCCGAGGGCGCCTGGACCGCCAGATGCAGTTCCGCCGCGGCAGAGGCGTCATGGGCGAACTGCTCGGCCGGGGCGTCGTCCTGGTTCGGGCGGCTCTCCTCCAGATGCGCCCACGGCACGTGGACCGTCGAGCACAGGGGGATCCCGCCGATCGCCCCTTCCACCTCGTCGAGCGAGCCCCCGGTGTTCTGCAGATACCAGTAGGCGACCGAGGGCAGCGTCATCGATGTCGTATTGCTGATCAGCACACCCTCGGGATCGTTCGAGATCCGGATCCCGGAGAGGAACTCCCGGTCGGCAGCCCGGGTACGCGATTCCATCTCCGCCAGCGCGGCGCGCGTCTGCTCCTGCGCCGCATTCGCCGAGGTGCTGGCTGCGCGAGCCTGCAGGGCGACGAACACCAAGGTGAGAAGCGTCGCGACCGCGGTGACCACGGCGAGACTCTCCTTTCCCCACCTCTCCCACCAGGAGGCGCGCTCGGGCGAGTTCCTCACGGGTTTGCTGGCGGGCGCCGCGGTGCTGCCGTCCGGGCTGGGAGGCGCGGTCGCGGCGTCTGCCTCGGTGCGGAGCCGCTCCTCGGTCTCGGCGTGGAGCCGCGACGCATTCTTCATCGCATCGGTGGCAACACGCATGGCGTCGGTGGCGGTGCGGGCTGCATCCCGGGCGGACGTCGCCGTGAGTCGGAGCTCCTCCCGCTCGGCGCGGCGCATGAAGAACACACCCATCTGATCCCCCTCAGGCATCGCAGCAGTTCTCGCGAATACTACTGATCGTGACGCGCGTGCTGCGTGCCCCGACGGCGGTGTCGGATATGTCGCCGCCTTCGCCCGAGCGTGCAGGTCGGACACGGCAGACCACGAAGCAGCAGGGGAGGCCGATCAGCGGTACCGGGGCCAGCGGCCCGTCGAGCCCGGCCCAAGGCCGTCAGTGCCCGGCGACCGGGCCGGTCGACCCGCGCCAGATCACCGTGTTCACCGGCTCCGAAGCCGGCACGGCCGACGCGGCCCCCGAAAGCCGCTCGAGCAGGCGCTGCATGGCCCGCACCCCGACCCCTTCGTGGTCGACCTCGACCGTGGTGAGGGTGGGGCTGAGAAGACCGGACAGCGGCAGGTTGTCCCAGCCGGTGACGCTCAGGTCTTCGGGAATCGTCCATCCCCGCTCCCGAGCTCCCTGGACGACCCCGCCGGCCACCACATCGTTGGCCGCGATGACCGCCGTCGGCGGCCGGGCGGCATCGATCGCGGCGATGGCCTCATATCCGGAGGCGGCACTCCAGTCCCCGTCGACGACCCCGAGATCCTCCAGGCCCTGCGACTCGATACCGGTCAGGTAGGCGTCCCGGCGCGCCCGCGCGGAGGCGAAGTCGAGGTCGCCGGTGATGTGCAGGAAGCGGCGGTGTCCGAGCGTTGAGAGCTCGCGGAGGAACTCGAGGACGGGGGAGGCGTCGCTGAGCTCTCCGATACCGCGCATCGCATCGTCCAGCTCCCCGACGACCACCAGAGGAACGGGCGCGCATGCCTCCTGCGCATCAGCGGCCAACGGGATCAGGGACAGGATCGCCTCCGGACGACCGGTGCGCGCGAGCTCTGCGAGACGGTCGGTCCGCTCGTCGGCATCTCCGGTGAGGCCGACGACATCGAGCGTGAAACCGGCCCCTCGGGCGGCGTCGCTCGCCCCGGCGAGCACACGTGCGGGGCTGGACGTGAGCTCCGGGACCACCACCATCAGACGCTTCGACCGTCCGGTGCGCAGAGACCTGGCCAGAGGGTTCGGACTGTATCCGAGCTCGGTCACGGCCGCGGAGACCCTCTCGCGGGTCGCCGGCCTGAGCCCTTCGGGAGCCCGGAAATATCGAGAGACCGTCTGGTGGGAGAGCTGGGCGCGCTCGGCGACGTCGTAGATCGTGACGCGACGCGGAGTGGTCGCACGCGGCATGTGCCCTCCTTGGACGTGACCCTTGACACGAAAGTGATCGATCACTAGATTCTACCTGGCATTAGTGATCGATCACTTTAGGGATGGGCCGCCAGAGCACTCCGCCGTCGGAGTGCAGCCGTGGTGCCGACGAGTGCGAACCGTCCGCCCGCGTCCACCGACCACAGCCTGCTGGTGACGTCGGAGTTCCCGGGCCGGTCGACGACTCCCATCACGATCCACGATCCAAGGAGCACCCATGATCAGCCGACGCCGACTTCTCACCGCAGCAGGCACCCTCGGGGCGTTCGGCACCCTGGCGGCATGCGGCCCCAACGCCGACAGCGGCGACTCCGCGGGCGTCCGGATCTACTGGTGGGGCGGCGATCTCCGCAACACCATGACCCGCGAGGCGCTCGACCTGTTCTCCGAGTCCCAGCCCGACATCGCGGTCGCCCCCGAGTACAGCGAGTGGACCGGCTACTGGGACAAGCTCGCCACCCAGACCGCCGCGGGAGACGCTCCGGACGTGATGCAGATGGACGAGTCCTACATCGACTCCTACGGCACTCGCAGCTCTCTGCTCGACCTCGAGACCATCTCGGACCTGCTGGACCTCAGCGACATGGACGAGGACATGCTCGAGACCGGGCGCCTGGCCGACGGCACCCTGGTCGGCGCGCCCCTGGGCATCGGCATCCTCTCCGTCGGTGTGAACCCGGAGATCCTCGAACAGGCCGGGATCGAGATGCCGGACGACACCACGTGGACGTGGGACGAGTTCGCCGACCTCTGCACGCAGGTCAGCGAGTGGGCCGCCGCTGCCGGTGAGGACATCATCGGCCTGGACTTCTTCGGGACGAATGCGTCGGAGCTGGCGATGTGGGCGCGGCAGAGCGGCGAGCAGCTGTTCCCCCGAGAGGACGAGACCTCGATCAGCAAGGACACGATCGTCTCCTTCCTCGAGTACGCGCTGGAGCTGGTCGAGAAGGACGCGGTTTCGGGCCCGTCGGCGCAGGTCGAAGACGCGGCCGCGGGCGTCGAGCAGGGCCGGTTCGCCACCAACCGCTCCGCCTTCCATTTCCAGTTCCACACCCAGATCCAGACCTTCCAGGCCTCCTCGGGCTCCCCGCTGAAGCTGCTGCGGGTGCCGGCCCGCACCAGTGGCGATCCCCAGATGGTCAACAAGGCCTCGATGTACTGGTCGATCTCGGCCGACACGGCGAATCCGGAGGACTCCGCGACGCTCATCGACTTCCTGCTGCGCGACCCGGAGGCCGCCAAGATCCTCAAGATCGAACGGGGAGTCACCGCGTTCCCCGAGCTGCAGACCGAGATCGAGCCGGTCCTGTCGGACAACGAGATGGTCTCGCTCGACTTCGCGCGGGACCTGCAGGACGAGGTCGTGAAACCGCCGCTGGTCACTCCCAGCTCCGGAGTCGGATTCGGGGACGAGTTCAGCCGGCTCGCCGAGGAGTCCCTGTTCGGCGGTCGACCGCCGTCGGACATCGCCGAGGAGATCCTCGCCCAGCTCGAGACCATGCAGCCCGAGAGGTGACGGGCACCGGCGATCGGTCCTGCCTGATCCACCCGACCTGCGCAGTCCCCGCGCTCCACCCTGACGAAAGGCCTTCCCCATGCTGAACGTCGCCGTCATCGGTGCCGGGAACATCTCCGATTCCCACCTCCGCGCCTACCTGGATGCTCCTGATGAGGTGCGCATCGTGGCCCTCGCCGATCTCACCCTCGAACGAGCCGACGCGAAACGGGAGGCGTTCGCCCTGGCCGACGCCCGCTCCTACGCAGATCTCCAGGAGATGTTCGCGGCCGAGGACCTCGATCTGGTCTCCATCACGACGCCTCCGTCGGCGCATCGCCCCGTTGCCGTGCAGGCGCTGGAGGCCGGGATCCATGTCATCGTCGAGAAGCCGATGGCGCCCTCGCTCGAGGACTGCGATGCGATGCTCGCCGCGCAGCGGCGCAGCGGGAAGCTCCTCTCGGTGATCGCGCAGAACCGCTTCCGCGACGAGATGATGGGGCTGAAGGCCGTGCTGGACTCGGGGAAGCTCGGGTCGATCTCCCACACCCGGATCGCGTCGGAGTGGTGGCGGGGCCTGTCCTACTACGACCTGTGGTGGCGGGGCACGTGGGCCTCCGAAGGCGGCGGCTGCACCCTGAACCACGCGATCCACCACGTCGACCTCGCCCTGTGGCTGCTGGGCTCCCCGCAGGCGGTCGCGGCCATGATGACCAACGCCCAGCATCACAACGCCGAGGTCGAGGACCTCTCCGTCGCGATCCTGCAGTACGGGCGCGGCCTCGCCGAGCTGACCAGCTCGGTCGTCCACCACGGCCAGCAGCAGGAGATCGTGGTCCAGGGTGAACATGCCCGGGTCTCCCAGCCGTGGTCTGTCCGGGCTGAGACCGCTCAGCCCAACGGCTTCCCCACGGCCGACGGTGACACGGCCCTGATGGCAGAGCTCGACGCCGTCGCCGAGGCTTTGCCGCCTCTGGAGCACACCGGTCACGCCGGTCAGCTG encodes the following:
- a CDS encoding DMT family transporter gives rise to the protein MTAPQDNVVHDRPPVAKTASVGLFVLFTVLAGTLGPMQSAVNGRLGTDLGDGHLASIVSFGSGLLLMLVIILPRTSTRRAFLALPGQFRRGSIPWPNFFAGLCGAMIVLSEGISVGALGVATFQTALISGMVISGVVCDRLGIGIPFKQALSVFRLIGAVLAVVATVLVVSPNFETPHALALIVLPFAGGLLAGWQPAGNSNIGKLAGSMLVSITWNFLIGFLFLTVAFIIRMGTGHASFALPDTWWMYLGGPLGLASIGLMAILVRRLGLLLLALSSTAGQLVGSIVIDSLLPGMGVVHVVTILGALVALCASAIAMIPSKHVRDESGARQLTAHDGIEPSSEEVSS
- a CDS encoding phosphotriesterase family protein; this encodes MTTSEPTVQTVMGAVEASELGVILPHEHLFNDLRGCLVEPTYPFSRILPGHPVEPSLQWALKQDPYCSPDNVAPKAFAGVSAEATAFQGVGGGTIVDATGSAAIGRSPQDLVRLSRETGLHVVMSTGTYLETFEGERITTSCVDELAQHIAGELRDGVGTEQIRAGMIGEVGVSPDFTPGERTGLRAAALAQHDSPDVAMNIHMPGWQRRGEEVLEIAVGEMGADPSRISLAHSDPSGSDVDYQRRLLDRGVWLEFDMIGLDISFPGEGASPAIGDTADAVARLIQLGYGDRILLSHDLFLKQMWSSLGGSGFMLVPTAFLELLVARGVDRPRAEQLITTNPQRYLGGGDPS
- a CDS encoding glutamine amidotransferase; this translates as MAKVLLAGESWVSATIDHKGYDPFPHTQVEIGCAQLLEDLRGSGHDVTHLRSHDVAEFFPLTREELDVYDVVLLSDIGANTLLLPPQVFDQGRPAPNRLHLLRDWVRDGGGLMMAGGYLSFQGFGAKANYAGTAVEEVLPVDIHRWDDRVESPQGVQGRLTGTEHPVVSGLDETWPILLGYQELVAKPDATVLAEVEGRPLLAVRSVGAGRTLAFASDVSPHWAPQEFMEWDGYATLFGQAITWLAAEDPDEVA
- a CDS encoding LacI family DNA-binding transcriptional regulator; translated protein: MSISAVAREAGVSTSTVSRFLKGELRLSAETEARIREAMTATGFSLPRRRVQHLALVIPELSNPYFAQLTQAVTDAAHHRDLEVSVLVSDGLEARERRIVAKCARGGGLGIDAVVFVSMTGSGALLAEVPDDFPFVTLDERLDGELTEHRSFVGADNFEGAYQATTFLLSRGHRRIAHVAGPGHLGSARDRLRGYLRAVRDAGLEVDPQLVLEGTYSEPFGAHALSRILRLEDRPTAVFAASDVVAVGMAAAAPMHGIRIPQDLSLVGFDGIEQGSWVTPRLSTVVQPLEEIARHALDLVDAANDGAEPTAHVLPMELRIAESVAAPPSAP
- a CDS encoding M20 family metallopeptidase encodes the protein MLDPVALASDLVRISSPSGDGEGMRGVQQHTADLIRERMPAARIRTGGEARPWTLISVGPDAPSPLFACHTDTVPVGDAQQWSHDPLGGEHDDEHLHGRGAVDMKGGLAAASAALVGAATRGAGGHMLLTADEEIGSLGAQDAGDVLANLDLTGIIIPEATNLSVRCSHRGACWLRLIARGQAAHGSAPERGVNAVLRLAAAVGPALETAPLRHDEVLGAETASIGTFHGGDATNIVPAAATATLDLRTVAASTPLLEHWRQVGGIDEVETILDLAALNTDNDAAFVRALPAPVDPAPVTYFTDGSVLQGFRPDVPIVVWGPGDPAQMHSVDERLELAQLATAADLFERVLLSRR
- a CDS encoding ABC transporter substrate-binding protein — translated: MISRRRLLTAAGTLGAFGTLAACGPNADSGDSAGVRIYWWGGDLRNTMTREALDLFSESQPDIAVAPEYSEWTGYWDKLATQTAAGDAPDVMQMDESYIDSYGTRSSLLDLETISDLLDLSDMDEDMLETGRLADGTLVGAPLGIGILSVGVNPEILEQAGIEMPDDTTWTWDEFADLCTQVSEWAAAAGEDIIGLDFFGTNASELAMWARQSGEQLFPREDETSISKDTIVSFLEYALELVEKDAVSGPSAQVEDAAAGVEQGRFATNRSAFHFQFHTQIQTFQASSGSPLKLLRVPARTSGDPQMVNKASMYWSISADTANPEDSATLIDFLLRDPEAAKILKIERGVTAFPELQTEIEPVLSDNEMVSLDFARDLQDEVVKPPLVTPSSGVGFGDEFSRLAEESLFGGRPPSDIAEEILAQLETMQPER
- a CDS encoding LacI family DNA-binding transcriptional regulator — translated: MPRATTPRRVTIYDVAERAQLSHQTVSRYFRAPEGLRPATRERVSAAVTELGYSPNPLARSLRTGRSKRLMVVVPELTSSPARVLAGASDAARGAGFTLDVVGLTGDADERTDRLAELARTGRPEAILSLIPLAADAQEACAPVPLVVVGELDDAMRGIGELSDASPVLEFLRELSTLGHRRFLHITGDLDFASARARRDAYLTGIESQGLEDLGVVDGDWSAASGYEAIAAIDAARPPTAVIAANDVVAGGVVQGARERGWTIPEDLSVTGWDNLPLSGLLSPTLTTVEVDHEGVGVRAMQRLLERLSGAASAVPASEPVNTVIWRGSTGPVAGH
- a CDS encoding Gfo/Idh/MocA family protein is translated as MLNVAVIGAGNISDSHLRAYLDAPDEVRIVALADLTLERADAKREAFALADARSYADLQEMFAAEDLDLVSITTPPSAHRPVAVQALEAGIHVIVEKPMAPSLEDCDAMLAAQRRSGKLLSVIAQNRFRDEMMGLKAVLDSGKLGSISHTRIASEWWRGLSYYDLWWRGTWASEGGGCTLNHAIHHVDLALWLLGSPQAVAAMMTNAQHHNAEVEDLSVAILQYGRGLAELTSSVVHHGQQQEIVVQGEHARVSQPWSVRAETAQPNGFPTADGDTALMAELDAVAEALPPLEHTGHAGQLRDVIAAIRDGRDPLITGEDGRRAIELVTAIYAAVIERRTIDLPLPADDPYYRAGTLEARAPHFFEKTASVASQDGGITVGA